The following are from one region of the Verrucomicrobiota bacterium genome:
- a CDS encoding DUF3526 domain-containing protein: MILAIAHKEFLDAWRDGRFRIAATVVVLLLGVALLLAWQQVQRTRAERATAAALERESWLNQGEKNSHSAGHYGVYVFKPLAPLAVFDRGIEPFVGTTVFLEAHRQNQAAFLPAQDTTAMRRFGELTAATGLQLLVPLLVVLLTFGALAGERERGTLRQVLSLGVRPRDLVLGKALGLAAALGALLLPVALCGAVALAQSPGGDAGGSWIRLAWLGGAYALYLAAILGVCLAVSAVASTARAALAVLLVGWAANAVLAPRLGADLAQRLLPTPKLAEFESAMNKAVQEGLDGHNPRNQRLQEFARQTLQKHGKTRLEELPFNFNGLVMLESERMAGEVFDHHFGRLWDRLESQDRLVTCAGLVAPLLGLRAASMALAGTDFTHHRHFSVAAEQHRRNYVRVLNEEMMNTPVSAGHGGVVGREVWEKLPAFRYDPPPSAHALRAAAPGLVVLFLWAAGAWAALLLVVPRLKPN, translated from the coding sequence ATGATTCTCGCCATTGCCCACAAGGAATTCCTCGACGCCTGGCGCGACGGACGCTTCCGCATCGCTGCGACCGTCGTCGTCCTCCTGCTCGGGGTAGCGCTGCTGCTGGCGTGGCAGCAGGTCCAGCGCACCCGCGCCGAGCGCGCCACCGCCGCCGCCCTGGAACGCGAGAGCTGGCTCAACCAGGGCGAGAAGAACTCCCACTCGGCCGGCCATTACGGCGTCTATGTCTTCAAGCCGCTCGCGCCGCTGGCCGTGTTCGATCGGGGCATCGAGCCTTTCGTCGGCACGACGGTGTTCCTCGAAGCGCACCGCCAGAATCAGGCGGCCTTCCTTCCCGCGCAGGACACCACCGCCATGCGCCGCTTCGGCGAGTTGACCGCCGCCACCGGCCTGCAACTGCTCGTGCCGCTGCTCGTCGTTCTGCTCACCTTCGGCGCGCTGGCCGGTGAACGCGAGCGCGGCACGCTCCGCCAAGTCCTGAGCCTCGGCGTGCGCCCGCGCGACCTGGTGCTCGGCAAAGCGCTCGGCCTCGCGGCCGCGCTGGGGGCGCTGTTGCTCCCCGTCGCGTTGTGCGGCGCCGTGGCCCTGGCGCAAAGTCCAGGGGGCGACGCCGGTGGGAGTTGGATCCGCCTGGCCTGGCTCGGCGGAGCCTACGCCCTTTATCTCGCCGCCATTCTCGGCGTGTGCCTCGCGGTCTCGGCGGTCGCCTCCACCGCGCGCGCCGCGCTGGCGGTGCTGCTGGTGGGCTGGGCGGCCAACGCCGTGCTCGCTCCGCGCCTCGGCGCGGACCTCGCGCAACGGCTCCTGCCCACGCCGAAGCTGGCCGAGTTCGAATCCGCGATGAACAAGGCCGTGCAGGAAGGACTCGACGGCCATAATCCACGCAACCAGCGGCTGCAGGAATTCGCCCGGCAAACGCTGCAGAAGCACGGCAAGACGCGCCTCGAGGAGCTGCCGTTCAACTTCAATGGCCTGGTCATGCTGGAGAGCGAACGCATGGCGGGCGAGGTCTTCGACCATCACTTCGGCCGGCTTTGGGACCGTCTCGAATCGCAAGACCGCCTGGTCACGTGCGCGGGTCTGGTTGCGCCGCTGCTGGGCTTGCGCGCCGCCTCGATGGCGCTGGCCGGGACGGACTTCACGCATCACCGCCATTTTTCCGTCGCCGCCGAGCAGCATCGCCGCAACTATGTGCGTGTGCTCAACGAGGAGATGATGAACACCCCGGTGAGCGCCGGCCACGGCGGCGTGGTCGGACGCGAGGTCTGGGAGAAGCTGCCCGCCTTCCGCTACG